From a region of the Budorcas taxicolor isolate Tak-1 chromosome 9, Takin1.1, whole genome shotgun sequence genome:
- the EEF1A1 gene encoding elongation factor 1-alpha 1: protein MGKEKTHINIVVIGHVDSGKSTTTGHLIYKCGGIDKRTIEKFEKEAAEMGKGSFKYAWVLDKLKAERERGITIDISLWKFETSKYYVTIIDAPGHRDFIKNMITGTSQADCAVLIVAAGVGEFEAGISKNGQTREHALLAYTLGVKQLIVGVNKMDSTEPPYSQKRYEEIVKEVSTYIKKIGYNPDTVAFVPISGWNGDNMLEPSANMPWFKGWKVTRKDGNASGTTLLEALDCILPPTRPTDKPLRLPLQDVYKIGGIGTVPVGRVETGVLKPGMVVTFAPVNVTTEVKSVEMHHEALSEALPGDNVGFNVKNVSVKDVRRGNVAGDSKNDPPMEAAGFTAQVIILNHPGQISAGYAPVLDCHTAHIACKFAELKEKIDRRSGKKLEDGPKFLKSGDAAIVDMVPGKPMCVESFSDYPPLGRFAVRDMRQTVAVGVIKAVDKKAAGAGKVTKSAQKAQKAK from the exons atgggaaaggagaagaCCCACATCAACATCGTTGTCATTGGGCACGTAGATTCAGGGAAGTCTACCACGACTGGCCATCTGATCTACAAATGTGGCGGGATCGACAAGAGAACAATTGAAAAGTTCGAGAAGGAGGCTGCCGAG ATGGGAAAGGGCTCCTTCAAATATGCCTGGGTCTTGGACAAACTGAAAGCTGAACGTGAGCGTGGTATTACCATTGATATCTCCCTGTGGAAATTTGAGACCAGCAAGTACTATGTTACCATCATTGATGCCCCAGGACACAGAGACTTCATCAAAAACATGATTACAGGCACATCCCAG GCTGACTGTGCTGTCCTGATTGTTGCTGCTGGTGTTGGCGAATTTGAAGCCGGTATCTCCAAGAACGGGCAGACCCGTGAGCATGCCCTTCTGGCTTACACCCTGGGTGTGAAACAACTAATTGTTGGCGTTAACAAAATGGATTCTACTGAGCCACCCTATAGCCAGAAGAGATACGAGGAAATTGTTAAGGAAGTCAGCACCTACATTAAGAAAATTGGCTACAACCCCGACACAGTAGCATTTGTGCCAATTTCTGGCTGGAATGGTGACAACATGCTCGAGCCAAGTGCTAAT ATGCCATGGTTCAAGGGATGGAAAGTCACCCGTAAGGACGGCAATGCCAGTGGAACCACCCTGCTTGAAGCTCTGGATTGCATCCTGCCACCAACTCGCCCAACTGACAAACCCTTGCGTTTGCCTCTCCAGGATGTCTATAAAATTGGTG gtATTGGTACTGTCCCTGTGGGTCGTGTGGAGACTGGTGTTCTCAAACCTGGCATGGTGGTCACCTTTGCTCCAGTCAATGTAACAACTGAGGTGAAGTCTGTAGAAATGCACCATGAAGCACTGAGTGAAGCCCTTCCTGGGGACAATGTGGGCTTCAATGTCAAGAACGTGTCTGTCAAAGATGTCCGTCGTGGCAATGTGGCTGGTGACAGCAAAAATGATCCACCCATGGAAGCTGCTGGCTTCACAGCTCAG GTGATTATTTTGAACCATCCAGGCCAGATCAGTGCTGGGTATGCACCTGTGCTGGACTGTCACACAGCTCACATTGCTTGCAAGTTTGCTGAGCTGAAGGAGAAGATTGATCGTCGTTCTGGGAAAAAGCTGGAAGATGGCCCTAAATTCTTGAAATCTGGTGACGCTGCCATCGTTGATATGGTTCCTGGCAAGCCTATGTGTGTCGAGAGCTTTTCTGATTATCCTCCCCTGG GCCGTTTTGCTGTGCGTGACATGAGACAGACAGTTGCTGTGGGTGTCATCAAAGCAGTGGACAAGAAGGCAGCTGGAGCTGGCAAGGTCACCAAGTCTGCCCAGAAAGCTCAGAAGGCTAAATGA